One Roseomonas sp. OT10 DNA window includes the following coding sequences:
- the murB gene encoding UDP-N-acetylmuramate dehydrogenase — MSHAATLPEAALPPTVLPPLRGRVQRGAALGPQSWFRVGGPAEWLVRPADAADLLLLLRDAPAGMPVTAIGAASNLIIRDGGVRGIVIRLGRGFAEVAVEPDGVVAGAAVLDATLAQHAAAAGLAGLEFLSGIPGSIGGAVAMNAGAYGAEVKDVLDWAEVATPEGLVRLDAAGLDLRYRHASLPPGGVVTRARFHAAPGDPDAIAARMARIRESREATQPVRARTGGSTFRNPPAGTRPADKAWALIDAAGCRGMTMGGAQVSEKHCNFLLNLGTATAAEIEGLGEAVRERVLRETGVSLAWEIRRIGERGV; from the coding sequence ATGAGCCATGCCGCGACCCTGCCGGAGGCCGCGCTGCCCCCGACCGTGCTGCCCCCCCTGCGCGGGCGGGTGCAGCGCGGCGCGGCCCTGGGGCCGCAGAGCTGGTTCCGCGTGGGCGGCCCGGCGGAGTGGCTGGTGCGGCCGGCGGATGCGGCGGACCTGCTCCTCCTCCTGCGCGACGCGCCGGCGGGGATGCCGGTGACGGCGATCGGGGCGGCCTCGAACCTCATCATCCGCGACGGCGGGGTGCGCGGCATCGTCATCCGGCTGGGCCGTGGCTTCGCCGAGGTGGCGGTGGAGCCGGACGGGGTGGTGGCCGGGGCGGCGGTGCTGGATGCGACGCTGGCCCAGCACGCCGCCGCCGCCGGGCTGGCGGGGCTGGAGTTCCTCTCCGGCATCCCCGGCAGCATCGGCGGGGCCGTCGCGATGAATGCCGGGGCCTATGGGGCCGAGGTGAAGGACGTGCTGGACTGGGCGGAGGTCGCCACCCCCGAGGGGCTGGTCCGGCTGGACGCCGCGGGGCTCGACCTGCGCTACCGCCACGCCAGCCTGCCGCCGGGGGGGGTCGTCACCCGCGCCCGCTTCCATGCCGCACCAGGCGATCCGGACGCCATCGCCGCGCGCATGGCCCGGATCCGGGAAAGCCGCGAGGCGACCCAGCCGGTCCGCGCCCGCACGGGCGGCAGCACCTTCCGCAACCCGCCCGCCGGGACGCGGCCCGCCGACAAGGCTTGGGCGCTGATCGACGCGGCGGGGTGCCGGGGCATGACGATGGGCGGCGCGCAGGTGAGCGAGAAGCATTGCAACTTCCTGCTCAATCTGGGTACGGCAACCGCTGCGGAGATCGAAGGGCTGGGGGAAGCGGTGCGCGAGCGTGTCCTGCGGGAGACGGGCGTGTCGCTGGCCTGGGAAATCCGCCGGATCGGGGAACGGGGGGTCTGA
- a CDS encoding D-alanine--D-alanine ligase, translating to MRVAVLLGGVSSEREVSLATGAQCAAALEQAGHAVTRIDVGADPAALIAALRECRAEVAFNALHGRFGEDGSVQGILDWLGLPYTHSGLRASALAMNKAVAKSIFTAAGLPVAPHALLEAEALAAADPFPRPYVVKPVEEGSSVGVHILRAGDNRRAEIARGWRFGAIMAEPYIPGHELSVGVMGDRALEVTEIIAARGEFYDYDAKYAEGGSHHVLPAPIPAAIREQAMAVALKAHQALGCRGVSRSDFRYDDTGAPSGDDTAGGDGRLVLLEVNTQPGMTPTSLVPEQAAHCGIAFPALCDWMVRHARHDGLRPAASPESRHAA from the coding sequence ATGCGCGTCGCGGTGCTGCTGGGCGGGGTGTCGTCCGAGCGTGAGGTGTCCCTGGCGACCGGCGCGCAATGCGCCGCGGCGCTGGAGCAGGCGGGGCATGCCGTCACCCGCATCGACGTGGGCGCGGACCCGGCGGCGCTGATCGCCGCCCTGCGCGAGTGCCGGGCGGAGGTGGCGTTCAACGCCCTGCACGGCCGCTTCGGCGAGGACGGGTCGGTGCAAGGCATCCTGGACTGGCTGGGCCTGCCTTATACCCATTCCGGGCTGCGCGCCTCGGCGCTGGCCATGAACAAGGCCGTCGCCAAGTCGATCTTCACCGCCGCCGGCCTGCCGGTCGCGCCGCACGCGCTGCTGGAGGCGGAGGCGCTGGCGGCGGCCGACCCCTTCCCGCGCCCCTATGTGGTCAAGCCGGTGGAGGAGGGCTCCTCGGTCGGCGTCCACATCCTGCGCGCGGGTGACAACCGCCGCGCCGAGATCGCGCGGGGCTGGCGCTTCGGCGCGATCATGGCGGAGCCCTACATCCCTGGCCACGAGCTGAGCGTGGGCGTGATGGGCGACCGCGCGCTGGAGGTGACGGAGATCATCGCCGCGCGGGGCGAGTTCTACGACTACGACGCGAAGTATGCCGAGGGCGGCTCGCACCACGTGCTGCCGGCCCCGATCCCGGCCGCGATCCGCGAGCAGGCGATGGCGGTTGCGCTCAAGGCACATCAGGCGCTGGGCTGCCGCGGCGTCTCCCGCTCCGACTTCCGGTACGACGATACCGGCGCCCCTTCGGGCGACGATACCGCCGGCGGCGACGGAAGGCTGGTGCTGCTGGAGGTGAACACCCAGCCCGGCATGACCCCCACCTCCCTGGTCCCGGAGCAGGCGGCGCATTGCGGCATCGCCTTCCCCGCCCTGTGCGACTGGATGGTGCGCCACGCCCGGCACGACGGGCTGCGCCCCGCGGCCAGCCCCGAGTCGCGCCATGCCGCGTGA
- a CDS encoding cell division protein FtsQ/DivIB, whose protein sequence is MPREARRPSALRLWLRRRRGLVRPAVRVLVAFGLFGVVLAGVAAFDPASRLYHVADGLTGDAAEAGLMVREIQIEGAANTPRPMIRTALGTKLGDPILAFSPQAARERLETLAWVESAEVERRLPGTILVRVTERRPFAIWQNQGRFAIVDREGRVVTTDRLDAFGPLPLIVGQGAEKAAAELYDLLRDAPEVLARTQALVRVGERRWNLHLHNGADVLLPEGQEAPAIARLKQLQKQNALLDRPLAAVDLRLPDRLVLRQLPSAQPAENAGNRRGSGRG, encoded by the coding sequence ATGCCGCGTGAGGCCAGGCGCCCCTCGGCGCTGCGGCTCTGGCTTCGCCGCCGGCGCGGGCTGGTCCGTCCGGCCGTGCGCGTGCTGGTGGCCTTCGGCCTGTTCGGCGTGGTGCTGGCCGGCGTCGCCGCCTTCGACCCGGCCAGCCGCCTCTACCATGTCGCGGACGGGCTAACCGGGGACGCCGCCGAGGCGGGGCTGATGGTGCGCGAGATCCAGATCGAGGGCGCGGCCAACACCCCCCGCCCGATGATACGCACGGCCCTGGGCACGAAGCTCGGCGATCCCATCCTCGCCTTCTCGCCCCAGGCGGCGCGGGAGCGGCTGGAAACCCTGGCCTGGGTGGAGAGCGCGGAGGTGGAGCGCCGCCTGCCCGGCACCATCCTGGTCCGCGTCACCGAGCGCCGGCCCTTCGCGATCTGGCAGAACCAGGGCCGCTTCGCCATCGTGGACCGCGAGGGCCGGGTGGTCACCACCGACCGGCTGGACGCCTTCGGCCCGCTGCCGCTGATCGTGGGCCAGGGGGCGGAGAAGGCCGCCGCCGAGCTCTACGACCTGCTGCGCGACGCGCCGGAGGTGCTGGCCCGCACCCAGGCGCTGGTGCGGGTGGGCGAGCGGCGCTGGAACCTGCACCTGCACAACGGCGCCGACGTGCTGCTGCCCGAGGGGCAGGAGGCGCCGGCCATCGCCCGGCTGAAGCAGCTGCAGAAGCAGAACGCCCTGCTCGACCGGCCGCTGGCGGCAGTGGACCTGCGCCTGCCGGACCGGCTGGTGCTGCGGCAGTTGCCCTCGGCCCAGCCGGCGGAGAATGCCGGCAACCGGCGCGGGAGCGGTCGCGGATGA
- the ftsA gene encoding cell division protein FtsA, protein MNEMIRLPVTLDPPSPGARRRRARSGTFGVLDLGSTKVVCLIARIEGDGRPRVLGYGWKRSHGVKGGNVVDLVEAEHAVRGAVAQAEEMADHKLSGVICNLSCGQPESRVQNLQWTIGGRAVTEADLRAVIVDGRRRAAEEGRESVHAVPLGFTIDATPGVDDPRAMVCETLGARLHLVGAASASLRNLGACLAGCDLEVEELVSSPFAAALAVLVDDEKELGATVVDMGGGCTSLAVIQEGHLLHTAQVPVGGWQVTNDLARGLATPIAQAERIKTLHGGVLGTAEDEKEMLHVPQVGEDEEQLARVPRAMVVNIIRPRLEETLEMVRDRLDAAGLGQQVGSRVVLTGGASQLVGVRELAARILERQVRLARPHPVRGLPEAAHGPGFATTLGLLAWGAGEGRPVLDIDMGASLPRGRFARFVNWLRDRV, encoded by the coding sequence ATGAACGAGATGATCCGCCTGCCCGTCACGCTGGATCCGCCCTCGCCCGGCGCGCGGCGGCGGCGGGCGCGCAGCGGCACCTTCGGGGTGCTCGACCTGGGCAGCACCAAGGTCGTCTGCCTGATCGCGCGCATCGAGGGCGACGGGCGGCCGCGCGTGCTCGGCTATGGCTGGAAGCGCTCGCACGGGGTGAAGGGCGGCAACGTCGTCGACCTGGTGGAGGCGGAGCATGCGGTGCGCGGCGCCGTCGCCCAGGCCGAGGAGATGGCGGACCACAAGCTCTCCGGCGTGATCTGCAACCTCTCCTGCGGCCAGCCGGAGAGCCGGGTGCAGAACCTGCAATGGACCATCGGCGGCCGCGCCGTCACCGAGGCGGACCTGCGCGCGGTGATCGTGGACGGCCGCAGGCGTGCCGCGGAGGAGGGGCGGGAGAGCGTCCACGCCGTCCCGCTGGGCTTCACCATCGACGCGACGCCCGGGGTGGACGACCCGCGCGCCATGGTCTGCGAGACGCTGGGGGCGCGGCTGCACCTGGTGGGCGCGGCCAGCGCCTCGCTGCGCAACCTCGGCGCCTGCCTCGCCGGCTGCGACCTGGAGGTCGAGGAGCTGGTCTCCTCCCCCTTCGCCGCGGCGCTGGCGGTGCTGGTGGACGACGAGAAGGAGCTGGGCGCCACGGTGGTGGACATGGGCGGCGGCTGCACCAGCCTCGCCGTGATCCAGGAGGGACACCTGCTGCACACGGCGCAGGTGCCGGTGGGGGGCTGGCAGGTGACCAACGACCTCGCCCGCGGCCTCGCCACCCCGATCGCCCAGGCGGAGCGGATCAAGACGCTGCACGGCGGCGTCCTGGGCACGGCCGAGGACGAGAAGGAGATGCTGCACGTCCCGCAGGTCGGCGAGGACGAGGAGCAGCTCGCCCGCGTCCCGCGCGCCATGGTGGTCAACATCATCCGCCCGCGGCTGGAGGAGACGCTGGAGATGGTGCGGGACCGGCTGGACGCGGCGGGGCTGGGGCAGCAGGTGGGCTCGCGCGTCGTGCTGACCGGCGGCGCCAGCCAGCTCGTCGGCGTGCGCGAGCTGGCGGCACGGATCCTCGAGCGCCAGGTGCGCCTGGCGCGGCCGCATCCGGTGCGCGGCCTGCCCGAGGCGGCGCATGGGCCGGGATTCGCCACGACCTTGGGACTTCTCGCCTGGGGTGCGGGCGAGGGGCGGCCCGTGCTCGACATCGATATGGGCGCTTCGTTGCCGCGCGGTCGATTTGCGCGATTCGTGAACTGGCTAAGGGATCGAGTCTGA
- the ftsZ gene encoding cell division protein FtsZ — MTLNLTMPRQQHTDFSPRITVVGVGGAGCNAVNNMIAMGLDGVEFLVTNTDAQALVNSRAERRVQLGPHLTQGLGAGAKPEIGRAAAEEATEDLARHLEGVHMVFITAGMGGGTGTGAAPVIARMARERGVLTVGVVTKPFDFEGPKRKRAADMGLEELQQYVDTLIVIPNQNLFRKANERTTFAEAFKMADDVLYMGVRGVTDLMVNPGLVNLDFADIRTVMAEMGKAMMGTGEAEGDDRAVKAAEAAISNPLLEDTSMRGARGVLINITGGWDMTLFEVDEAANRIRREVDEEANIIFGSSVDETMNGRLRVSVVATGIDAAHEEAEAEAPKVVAIGGGAPVQAVSAHAAPAAQPATAGGFLRPGFGRPVGLTPTGPGAGAPMPATPSGPVTIGAPVAGHPVSPAPVRLPIRRAATVTEAPLVHDEPVGREETGHDPVPTPDPVLRGPAAAPRPSAMGSQPTAAGGSLNRLFRQATGLMKRQLGDDAGPQTAPLARPMEPQAAPRAAAPAETGLDIPAFLRRQKN, encoded by the coding sequence ATGACATTGAACCTGACCATGCCGCGCCAGCAGCATACCGATTTCTCGCCGCGGATCACCGTGGTGGGCGTGGGCGGCGCGGGCTGCAATGCCGTCAACAACATGATCGCGATGGGGCTCGACGGCGTCGAGTTCCTGGTGACGAACACCGACGCGCAGGCGCTGGTGAACAGCCGCGCGGAGCGCCGCGTGCAGCTCGGCCCGCACCTGACGCAGGGCCTGGGCGCCGGCGCCAAGCCCGAGATCGGCCGTGCCGCGGCGGAGGAGGCGACCGAGGACCTCGCGCGCCACCTCGAAGGCGTGCACATGGTCTTCATCACCGCCGGCATGGGCGGCGGCACCGGCACGGGGGCGGCGCCGGTGATCGCCCGCATGGCGCGCGAGCGCGGCGTGCTGACCGTCGGCGTGGTGACGAAGCCCTTCGACTTCGAGGGCCCGAAGCGCAAGCGCGCGGCCGATATGGGCCTCGAGGAGCTGCAGCAGTACGTCGACACGCTGATCGTCATCCCGAACCAGAACCTGTTCAGGAAGGCGAACGAGCGCACGACCTTCGCCGAGGCCTTCAAGATGGCCGACGACGTCCTCTACATGGGCGTGCGCGGCGTGACCGACCTGATGGTCAACCCCGGCCTGGTGAACCTCGACTTCGCCGACATCCGCACCGTGATGGCGGAGATGGGCAAGGCGATGATGGGCACCGGCGAGGCGGAGGGCGACGACCGCGCGGTGAAGGCGGCCGAGGCCGCGATCAGCAACCCGCTGCTGGAGGACACCTCCATGCGCGGCGCCCGCGGCGTGCTGATCAACATCACCGGCGGCTGGGACATGACGCTGTTCGAGGTCGACGAGGCCGCGAACCGCATCCGCCGCGAGGTGGACGAGGAAGCGAACATCATCTTCGGCTCCTCGGTCGACGAGACGATGAACGGCCGGCTGCGGGTCTCCGTCGTGGCGACGGGCATCGACGCGGCCCATGAGGAAGCCGAGGCCGAGGCGCCGAAGGTCGTCGCCATCGGCGGCGGCGCGCCGGTCCAGGCCGTGTCCGCCCATGCCGCCCCGGCTGCCCAGCCTGCCACGGCGGGCGGCTTCCTGCGGCCCGGCTTCGGCCGTCCCGTCGGCCTGACCCCCACCGGCCCGGGGGCCGGCGCCCCCATGCCGGCCACGCCCAGCGGCCCGGTGACGATCGGCGCCCCGGTGGCGGGCCACCCCGTCTCCCCCGCCCCCGTCCGTCTGCCGATCCGCCGCGCCGCGACGGTGACGGAGGCGCCGCTGGTGCATGACGAGCCGGTGGGGCGGGAGGAGACGGGGCACGACCCCGTCCCCACCCCCGACCCGGTGCTGCGCGGCCCGGCCGCCGCGCCACGGCCTTCGGCCATGGGCTCCCAGCCCACGGCCGCGGGCGGCAGCCTGAACCGGTTGTTCCGGCAGGCGACCGGGCTGATGAAGCGTCAGCTGGGCGACGATGCGGGGCCGCAGACGGCGCCGCTGGCCCGTCCGATGGAGCCGCAGGCCGCGCCGCGGGCCGCCGCCCCGGCCGAAACCGGCCTGGATATCCCGGCGTTCCTGCGCCGCCAGAAGAACTGA
- the lpxC gene encoding UDP-3-O-acyl-N-acetylglucosamine deacetylase produces the protein MDGFLPLSTGRRRTLKAAIGCVGIGLHSGARTSLTLRPAAAGDGIVFRRTDLGVDIPARYDLVTDTRLCTAIGEGAARIGTIEHVMAALAGCGVDDAIIEVDGPEIPILDGSAAPFVFLIDCAGVTATQTAREVIEVLRPVRVEDGEAWAELHPATRPGLDASLSIDFPGTAVGRQSLSVVVGQDSFRALLADARTFTLAEDVARLRAAGLARGGSLANAVVVDGPLVLNPGGLRHPDEFVRHKLLDVVGDLALAGAPLKARFAGNRSGHALNNRLLRALFADPMAWRVQDGLVAETGPIEHALPVAA, from the coding sequence ATGGATGGGTTTCTTCCTTTGAGCACGGGACGGCGGCGGACCCTGAAGGCAGCGATCGGCTGCGTCGGGATCGGCCTGCATTCCGGTGCCCGGACGTCCCTCACCCTGCGCCCGGCGGCGGCCGGCGACGGGATCGTCTTCCGCCGCACCGATCTGGGCGTGGACATCCCCGCCCGCTACGACCTGGTCACCGACACCCGGCTCTGCACCGCCATCGGCGAGGGCGCGGCACGGATCGGCACCATCGAGCACGTGATGGCCGCCCTGGCCGGTTGCGGCGTCGATGATGCCATCATCGAGGTGGACGGCCCCGAGATCCCCATCCTGGACGGCTCTGCCGCCCCCTTCGTCTTCCTGATCGACTGCGCCGGCGTGACCGCCACCCAAACCGCCCGCGAGGTGATCGAGGTTCTGCGCCCCGTCCGGGTCGAGGATGGCGAAGCCTGGGCGGAGCTGCATCCCGCCACCCGCCCCGGCCTGGATGCCAGCCTGTCCATCGACTTCCCCGGCACCGCCGTCGGCCGCCAGAGCCTGTCGGTCGTGGTGGGGCAGGACAGCTTCCGCGCCCTGCTGGCCGATGCCCGCACCTTCACCCTGGCCGAGGATGTGGCTCGGCTGCGCGCGGCCGGCCTCGCCCGCGGCGGCAGCCTGGCCAATGCGGTGGTGGTGGACGGCCCGCTGGTGCTGAACCCGGGCGGCCTGCGCCACCCGGACGAGTTCGTGCGCCACAAGCTGCTGGACGTGGTGGGCGACCTGGCCCTGGCCGGCGCCCCGCTGAAGGCCCGCTTCGCCGGCAACCGCTCGGGCCATGCGCTGAACAACCGCCTGCTCCGCGCCCTCTTCGCCGACCCCATGGCGTGGCGGGTCCAGGATGGCCTGGTCGCCGAGACCGGCCCCATCGAGCACGCCCTGCCCGTCGCCGCCTGA